One window from the genome of Cryobacterium sp. GrIS_2_6 encodes:
- a CDS encoding NAD(P)H-binding protein — protein MSCRSRITVIGGTGYAGSNIVREAHARGHDITSFSRSEPETRLDGVTYRRGSAFDTAAVADAVAGADGGSNRSSQHWCLRTTVARPSLRLAF, from the coding sequence ATGTCCTGCAGGTCCCGCATCACCGTCATTGGCGGAACCGGCTATGCCGGCAGCAACATTGTCCGCGAAGCGCACGCCCGCGGCCACGACATCACCTCCTTCAGCCGAAGTGAGCCCGAAACACGTCTTGACGGGGTCACTTACCGCCGAGGCTCGGCCTTCGACACCGCCGCGGTGGCAGACGCAGTGGCCGGTGCCGACGGCGGATCCAACCGTTCGTCGCAACACTGGTGCCTGCGGACAACAGTAGCTCGTCCATCGCTTCGGCTGGCGTTTTGA